Within the Pseudonocardia alni genome, the region GCACGTGGCCGCGGAGCGGGGTGCGCCGATGCACGACGTCGAGCGGGTCGAGGTGGTCGCGGGCAGCGGTGTCGTCGGCGACCGGTACTTCGGCACCCGGCACCGGCACGTCTCGGTGCAGAGCCGCGACGAGCTCGACGCCGCCGCCGACGCGCTCGGCGCCCCGGTGCCCTCGGGCGGCACCCGGCGCACCGTCACCGTCGACCACGGCACCGTCCCGACGACGCCCGGCACCCTGCTGCGGCTCGGCGACGTCGAGCTGGAGGTGGTGCGGAGGGCCGCACCGTGCCGGGTCATGGAGACCGCCGTCGGGCCGGGGGCGCGCCGCGCGCTGCACGACCGCGGCGGCGCGGTCTGCCGGGTGCTGACCTCCGGCGCGATCGCCGTCGGCGACCCGGTGCACATGCCCGCCGGGACGTGACCCGTCCGGTCACCGACGGTCACCCATCGGTGACG harbors:
- a CDS encoding MOSC domain-containing protein, whose protein sequence is MHDVERVEVVAGSGVVGDRYFGTRHRHVSVQSRDELDAAADALGAPVPSGGTRRTVTVDHGTVPTTPGTLLRLGDVELEVVRRAAPCRVMETAVGPGARRALHDRGGAVCRVLTSGAIAVGDPVHMPAGT